One Aegilops tauschii subsp. strangulata cultivar AL8/78 chromosome 7, Aet v6.0, whole genome shotgun sequence genomic window carries:
- the LOC109770640 gene encoding serine/threonine-protein kinase UCNL, whose protein sequence is MPMEVDLDRARALRVLGRGAMGTVFLVEADPARPGCGRYALKVFDKRSAGPTKPDADRRARWEVTLLSRLAHPHLPSLIGTAETPDLLAWAVPYCPGGDLNELRYSLADRVFSPAAIRFYIAETVSALADLHASGIVYRDLKPENVLLRADGHVTLTDFDLSRLLPASTSSPSTSPPPQVKPVFHSGHRRTRASAAGHHAKREPSSAAASTPKLQQFQNLVRFLTRSNGSAPELAKKTKSARVSPVSRKAACSGAAWGRSYSFVGTEEYVAPEVVSSDGHGFAVDWWAVGVLVYEMAFGRTPFKGKNRKETFRNVLHREVEFPGDTQRRMPELTDLISRLLQRDPARRLGYACGADEIRAHPFFTGMAWDMLAEVTRPPYIPPPAEDNAADGEGFDVRDYFKKLHQPPPPPPPESGSSSSSSSSDFSSVF, encoded by the coding sequence ATGCCCATGGAGGTCGACCTCGACCGTGCACGCGCTCTGCGCGTTCTCGGCCGAGGCGCCATGGGCACCGTCTTCCTTGTCGAGGCCGACCCGGCGCGGCCCGGCTGCGGCCGCTACGCCCTCAAGGTCTTCGACAAGCGCTCCGCCGGGCCGACCAAGCCCGACGCCGACCGCCGCGCACGGTGGGAGGTGACCCTGCTCTCCCGCCTTGCGCACCCGCACCTGCCGTCCCTCATTGGCACCGCCGAGACGCCCGACCTCCTCGCCTGGGCCGTCCCCTACTGCCCCGGCGGTGACCTGAACGAGCTCCGCTACTCCCTAGCTGACCGTGTCTTCTCTCCGGCCGCCATACGCTTCTACATCGCCGAGACCGTGTCCGCGCTCGCCGACCTCCACGCCTCCGGCATCGTGTACCGCGACCTCAAGCCCGAGAACGTGCTACTCCGAGCCGACGGCCATGTTACCCTCACCGACTTCGACCTGTCGCGCCTCCTCCCGGCCTCTACCTCTTCCCCGTCGACGTCGCCTCCTCCTCAGGTGAAGCCCGTCTTCCACAGCGGCCACCGCCGGACGCGCGCCTCCGCTGCTGGCCACCACGCCAAGCGCGAGCCTTCGTCTGCGGCCGCGTCGACGCCGAAGCTGCAGCAGTTTCAGAACCTGGTTCGTTTCCTGACGCGAAGCAACGGCAGCGCTCCCGAGCTGGCCAAGAAGACCAAGTCGGCGCGCGTGTCCCCGGTGAGCCGGAAGGCCGCATGCTCCGGCGCGGCGTGGGGCAGGTCGTACTCGTTCGTCGGCACGGAGGAGTACGTGGCGCCGGAGGTGGTGAGCAGCGACGGCCACGGGTTCGCCGTCGACTGGTGGGCGGTGGGCGTGCTCGTCTACGAGATGGCGTTCGGCCGCACGCCGTTCAAGGGCAAGAACCGCAAGGAGACGTTCCGGAACGTGTTGCACAGGGAGGTCGAGTTCCCGGGCGACACCCAGCGCCGGATGCCGGAGCTGACCGACCTCATCTCGCGGCTGCTGCAGCGGGATCCCGCGAGGCGGCTCGGGTACGCCTGCGGCGCCGACGAGATCCGGGCGCACCCGTTCTTCACCGGGATGGCGTGGGACATGCTCGCGGAGGTGACCCGCCCGCCCTACATCCCGCCGCCAGCGGAGGACAACGCAGCCGACGGCGAGGGCTTCGACGTGAGGGACTACTTCAAGAAGCTCCAccagccgccgccaccgccgcctccggagtcgggctcctcgtcgtcgtcgtcgtcgtcggacTTCTCGTCGGTGTTCTGA